The stretch of DNA GCGATCGCGCCTTGAATTATAATTGGTAATTCTTGATAAGAAACGTAGTTAAGAAACTTAATTTGTTCGCTAATTCCTAATTCTTTGGCTTGTTGTTTTAATTTAGGTGTATAGCGTGGATCGGTAGAACCTGCTAACCATAATTGATAGTTTGTACATTGGGGTAAATTGGCAAAAGCTTCGATAAGACGATGTAAGTTTTTATAAGGATCGTGACGACCAAGATAAAGAAAATAAGAAGGTGTTTGAGGTATTGTATCTAGTTTTTCTTGTGGTAATCGAGAGAAATTATTTACATCATAACCAAGGAGAATTGGGGTGATTTTTTGAGGAGAAATTCCATAAAAATGAGTAAGATCTTTAGCTGTAGCTTCAGAATTACAAATAATATGTTCTGCTTGTTTTAAAACTTGAGGAACAAGGTAACGAAAATAATTTGTTAAAGGAGAAGTAGTTTTGGGAAAACGTAAAGGAATCAGATCATGACACATTACTACATAACGACATTGTGAATAAATTGGTGCTTCTGTAACAGGAGAAAACAGTAGATTTGCCTGAAGTTTTTGATAAATTTTTGGTAGGAAAAATTGAGTCCAAACTAAACGACGAAAATGACCAATGCTACCTTGAGCAGGAGTTAAATTATGGGGGATTGGATAATAGTTAAAGTCTTTAATTGCATTAGCGGTTAATAAAAGAGGATCGAGCGGGCGCAAATAAGGAATTAGATTAGCTGCATAAGTACTTATTCCTGTTGGTTGTGCCAAAAGAAATGAAAGATTGATAATAATTGAATTAGACAATTGTATTACTGAAAATTATGGTAATTAATTATTTGTACTTTAGATAGTAAAACAGAGCCATAAGAAGTCAACTATTCGTGACTTTTACGTTAAATTTTAAATGAGGGAAAAAGTTATAATCAAAGGTTGCTAAAAAGGCACTAACCAGAACCAGTACAGGAGTCTGCTGTGGTTGTTCAAACTAATACCGACCAACGTTACGAAGCGAAAACCCAGGAAATTGCTAGGGAATTAATCAAAGTTACTAGAGAAAAGGGTAACATTTTTGCCCAAATGCGGGAAGGAATGCGTTGGGATGATAAACTCCTTGATTGGGCAATGAGTAATCCTGGTTTGCGAGTGCAATTGTTCCGCTTTATCGATACAATTCCTGCTCTACAAAGTAAAGCAGAAGTAGCTCGTCATTTGCAACAGTATTTAGGGGATGAGTCAGTTGAGTTACCCTCGGCATTAAAAGGTATTCTCAATTTTAGCGATCCTAATTCTTTTCCCGCCCAAACTGCTGCTGCTACGATTACTAAAGCCGTAGAAACGCTAGCTTATAAATATATTGCGGGGGAAAATATTGCTGAGGTAATTAAAACTATCGAACGTCTGCGAAAAGAAGGCATGGCGTTTACGATTGATTTGTTAGGGGAAGCAGTTATTACTGAGGCTGAGGCACAGTCTTATTTAGATAGATATATTGAATTAATTCAACAGTTATCTCAAAAAGCTCAAACTTGGACACGACAAGCAGGAATTGATTTAGCTGAGGGAAAAGAGATTTCTTCTGTACAGGTATCGGTTAAGTTGACTGCTTTTTATTCTCAATTCGATCCTCTCGATCCTGAAGGTAGTAAAGCGAAGGTATGCGATCGCATTAGAATTTTATTACGAAAAGCGCAAGAGTTGGGTGCTGCGATCCATTTTGATATGGAACAGTATGTTTATAAGGATTTAACTTTAGCAATTTTAAAAGAATTATTATTAGAAGAAGAATTTCGGAATCGTACCGATTTAGGTGTTACTTTACAGGCTTATTTACGAGATTCTTACCAAGATTTACAAGATTTAATTGTCTGGGCAAAACAACGAGGTAATCCCGTAACGGTGAGATTAGTAAAAGGGGCTTATTGGGATCAAGAAACCATCAAATCTTTACAACATCATTGGCAACAACCAGTTTATAACGATAAAGCCGAAACCGATGCTAATTTTGAACGGATGACCTGTTTATTACTAGAAAATCACGAATATTTATCCGCAGCCATTGGTAGCCATAACGTCCGTTCCCAAGCCTTAGCTTGTGCGATCGCAGAAACTCTGCAAATTCCTGCCCGTCGGTTTGAAATGCAGGTTTTATACGGCATGGGAGATAAATTAGCTAAAGCTTTGGTTAAAAGAGGGCATCGAGTGAGAGTTTATTGTCCCTACGGTAATCTTTTACCAGGGATGGCTTATCTGATTCGGAGATTATTGGAAAATACGGCAAATAGTTCTTTTTTAAGGCAAAATTTAGAAGAAAAACCGATTGAATCTTTAATTGCACCACCAACAGTAGAAGCGAATGGTATTCGCCCACAATCTTCATCAAATAATCAATTTGCTAATGCACCAGATACAGATTATGCCCAGGCAGAATTAAGGCAAAAAGGACAACAAGCTTTAGAACAAGTGCGTAATTCCCTTGGTAAAACCTATCTACCTTTGATTGATGGAGAATACGTTGAAACAGCCGAATATATCAATTCAGTTAATCCTTCGAGATCAAGCGAGATAGTAGGCAAAATTGGCTTAATTTCCGTCGAACAAGCCGAACAAGCCATGCAAGCAGCTAAAACAGCCTTTCCCACTTGGCAAAAAACTCCCGCTACAGAAAGGGCAGCAATTCTAAGAAAAGCAGCCCAAATCATGGAGGAAAAAAGACACGAACTTAACGCCTGGATCTGCTTAGAAGTAGGGAAAATCTTACCTCAAGCTGATGCCGAAGTATCCGAAGCGATTGACTTTTGTAGATACTACGCCGACGAAATGGAAAGATTAGATAGCGGTTACAACTACGACATTGCAGGAGAAACCAACCGCTACTTCTATCAACCAAGAGGAATTGCTGTAGTTATTTCCCCGTGGAACTTTCCGTTTGCGATCGCAACTGGAATGACAGTAGCAGCTTTAGTTACAGGCAACTGTACCCTCCTTAAACCTGCGGAAACTTCTTCCGTAATTGCAGCCAAAATTATCGAAATTCTAGTTCAAGCTGGTATTCCTAAAGGGGTGATTCAATTTGTGCCTGGAAAAGGTTCTCAAGTAGGCGCATACATGGTTGAACACCCAGATACCCATGTAATCGCTTTTACGGGTTCGCGAGAAGTCGGTTGTCGCATCTATGCCGAGGCAGCTAAATTAAAACCAGAACAAAAACACCTCAAACGAGTCATTGCGGAAATGGGTGGAAAAAATGCCATTATCGTTGATGAAAGTGCCGATTTAGACCAAGCTGTGGCAGGAGTAGTTTCATCCGCTTTTGGATATACTGGTCAAAAATGTTCTGCTTGTTCCAGGGTAATCGTCCTCGAACCTATTTACAACACTTTCATTGAAAGATTAGTAGAAGCAACCAAATCCCTCAATGTCGGCGTGGCAGATGCACCCAGTACCCAAGTAGGCCCCGTCATTGATGCTAATGCACGCGATCGCATTTTAGAATATATTGCCAAGGGTAAGGAAGAATGTCAACTTGCTTTATCAATGTCTGCCCCCGATGGTGGTTATTTCATTCCCCCAACTATTTTTAGTGATGTTTCTCCTGATGCAACTATTGCCCAAGAAGAAATATTTGGTCCCGTCTTAGCCGTAATAAAAGCTAGTAACTTTGACGAAGCCTTAACCATTGCCAACAGCACCGATTATGCCCTTACTGGAGGCTTATATTCCCGTACTCCCGATCATATCGACCGCGCTTACCAAGAATTTGAAGTCGGTAACTTATATATCAACCGTACCATTACAGGCGCGATCGTAGCTCGACAACCTTTTGGTGGGTTTAAACTTTCTGGAGTTGGTTCTAAAGCAGGAGGTCCCGATTATTTACTACAATTTTTAGAACCTCGTGTAGTGACAGAAAATATTCAACGTCAAGGTTTTGCACCGATTGAAGGAGTAGATTAGAACAGTCATCAGTGACCAGTTATCAGTTATCAGTTATCAGTAGGGATGTAGTAGACTATGTCTCTATTTTTATATTTATTCAAAATAATCTTACTTCCAATAGGTTTGCCATTATACATTTTTTGATTTCTAATTTTTTAATAACTGAAATTAGTACAATAATGACACGCAAGAGGAAATTTTACAATTAACTAAAGCACGCTCGCTTCTAAATAATTAAAGACACAATGGTAAAGAAAATAAAATCAATCCGCTTCTTATTTAATTGTTTCAGTAACAAAGAAAATTAAGATTAAAATTATTTTTATCGTTCGTTTTAATAATATTTATTTTTAAAATTAACTCTAAACTTTTAACGCTGTATTTCAAAGTTTGAAATACATTTTTCAGAATCATAATAATGATAAGATGCTCTAACAAATCGCTGCTTTTTACTTAGATTGGATATTACATTATTCACTTCCTCGTAACGATAGTCGTTACCCATATAGTTATAGTTATTGAAACATTTAATGCTTTTAATATCAAACATAACAAATTTTTTTTCTTCTATTTGAAAAGATTTAATCCATTTTTTTTCAGATGAATAGTCATCGAAAAGCTCGGTCGATGTAATTTTAATTTTCCCTTCAACAACAAGCTCATTTTTAATTTTATCTGGCAGCAAAAAAATATTATAAAATGTACTACAACCATACAATAAAATAAAAACTAAAGGCATGGCTACAATAACAATTGAGAAAAATTTATCGTTTAATTTTGAAAATTCTTCTTGTCTAATTTCTCTATGATTGCGATTCTCATAAGTAAGATAGATAGCAATAACCCAAGCAATGAAAAAGGAAGCAACAAGCGGAACTTGATAGGGAATCGGCTTGATATTGTCAAAAATAACTTGATAATGAATCATTTGTTTGTATATAAGAACTTTTCTTTGTTGTTCAAGTAATTATAGGTAAAAATTTTTTTTATAATGCGTATTTAATATATTTTTTTACGTTTTTATTTAGCTACTTATAAAGCGATCGCTTTTTATTCATCATTATGATGAATTGGTAGTTGTAACCAATCACTTAATTCTCTAGACAACCAATTTAATTCAGCTTCATTTAAGCCTTTAATTTCATATTTTTTTAGTTCATTTTTATTTCTGCCAGCCCAAATAATAATCTTATTCAAGACAATATTTTCAAATCTATCTGTTTCTAGTTTATCTAGTTTATATATAAATGAATTAGATGTAGGTGGAATAATATCGTATTTAAATTTAAATACTTGATAAGTTAAAGCAATTTTTTGTTTTTCAATAATTAACTTTTTTTTTACAAATAAAGGTAAGATATTGTCTTGTATGTAATATACAGATGAAATACATATAATTCCCACAAATATTATTAAAACGGCTAATGCACCTGGCTCTAATACAACGAAAACCAAAAATCCTATAACTATAATTATAAAATCTAGTAATGATAACTTTGTTGTTTTTGGCTCAATAATTATTTCTAATCTATTTACACTTTTCTGCAAATAAAATTTTTGTCTATCACTTAATTCAACAACATTTAAATCGTTTGATTCGGATTGAGATAAATTAATTAAATTATCTAAAGCAACTTGAGCAGAACTAAAACGTTTATCTAAACTTGGTTCAATCATTCTTTTTAACCAATCTTTTAATTGAATACTGAGATTAACAACCCTTTCAAATTGAATTCTTCCCTCTTGTTGAGGTAAATCAGCAGGTTCAATTCTGGTAACTAAATTAATTAAAGTTGCTCCTAAACTATAAAGATCTGAAGCAAGTATACAGCGATCGCCAAATTGTTCGGGAGGCATATAACCATAAGTTCCCACAATAGTAATTGTTCCTTCTTGTTTGGCTGCTACATTTTGTACCGAACCAAAATCAATTAAATAAACATCTCCAATATGATTACCAGAGCGATTTGTTAATAAGATATTACTGGGTTTCAGATCTCGATGAATTATAGGAGGATTTTGTGAGTGTAAGTAAATGAGAATTTTGAGAATTTGTTCGGCTAATTGTTTAATTTCTGCTTCAGTAAAAGTTCTACCTTTATCAAGTTGTTCGGCTAGAGATTGAGCTTGAATATAAGTTTGAACTAAAGCAAATCCTTGATATTCTGGTGAATTTATTTCAAAGTAATCTAGATATTTAGGTATGGCAGGATGATTAATATTTTGGAGAGTTTGAGCTTCTCTTTCAAAGAGTTTAAGTTGTTCCCATTGAAAGTCTAAACCGAATTGAAGAAGTTTAACTACAACTAATTCTTCGGTTTGTATGTCTTTAGCTAAAAGAGTTTCTCGTCCACCTCGCTTGCCTAATTGCTTTTGAATTAGATAGCGATTGCATAAAATTTCCTCTTTCATAAAGATTTAAAATCTAGCAATTATCAACGTTTATTTTTTGAAGTGATTTGGCAAGGTAATTATCTAGAAAATTACTAAATATAAGGCATATTTAATTAATTTATCGACATTTTTATTTAGCTACTTATAACGCGATTGAAATGAATTTTATGTACTAACTTACTTCAAAAAGCTGAATACATTCTGCACAGCCTGAGTTAATTTCTGCCACTTGGGTTTTATCACTCGATTTGTCACCATGTCGGGATTAATTGAATTGCATTTCCTGAAACTAGCGAATGCTTCTTTTTTACGACCTAAATTAGATAGGACAATGCCTCGTTCAAACCAAATTTCAGCGTAATTGGGATTGATTTCTAATATATTTGATGGATAAACACTTATTGTTTTTTAGGAACTCGCTCGGCAACTAACTGACGAAATTGCTGCCAATCTTCTTCAGAATTAAAAAAGCTACTAGGTAGAATAAATGCTTGATTAATCGCTATGTAAAGTAGAATGATATTTTCTACTTCTTTATATTTCAGCATTACGTTCCAGGGAAATTTTGATTCTCCGTAAGAAGAGTTACAGACAAAATTTTCTTCTGTGGCTACTCCAGAAAACCCTTCTTGTATTGACTTATTAGATTGCCAAACTTTTTTGATCTGTCGCTTTGTAAGTTGAGGAAGAAGTAACAACAATAGTAGTATAGATATATCAAAAGAGAAGCGTGGACTTGCTATATATTCTGGAATACCTATCGCTTCAACAATCATCAAGCCCAAATAAAACCAAGGAAACCATTTGCCAATAAATCTTGCCCAAGGCGGTCGGCAATATTGATTAAATTTATAAAAATGTTCTTCTGATAAAATACCGTTAAAATGAATTTCTATTTGTTCGGACATATTTTTTGAAGATTTTTTAAAGTTAAATTTAAATTACGTTGAGTAGGAAAAATAAATGCAACCTTGTTGCCTGTGACACGGCTTAAGATTTGCTCTTTCATAATGATTTAAAATGTGGCAATCATTAATGTTTATTTTTTGCTCATGATTTAGTAATCTAAAAGTTTTTAAAACTCAAACTGATTTGAAGTAAAACTTGATAAAATTGATATTTTCAACTCAATCTTGCGAGGGAATAGCGTTTAACTTATTTCAGGTTGGGAGTAAAAAAATTTATTGTATATTTTGAATTCCATTTAATGTATTTTGATACCCTTCCGTATTACCTCGTTGTTCATATTCAGTTCGATAGCACGATTAAAATCGGCATTCGCTTTTTCATCTTGTCGTAATGTTTGGTAGGCTAAACCGCGATTATAGTATGCGTTGGCAGACTGAGGATCGAGTTCGATGGCGCGATCAAAATCTGCGATCGCTTCTGCATATTCTAGTAATCTTGCGTAAGCTTTGCCACGAGCAACGTAGGTTTCGGCAGACTGAGGATTGAGTTCGATAGCGCGACTATAATCAGCGATCTCTTTTTCAGATTGTCCTAATAGTCCGTAAGCTGCGCCACGATTAAAGTAAGCCTTTGCGAATTTAGGAGCGAGTTCGATGGCACGATTAAAATTGGCGATCGCTTTTTCATATTCTTGTTGATCGATATATTCTTTACCGCGATCGACAAATACTTTAGGATCATTTGAGTGGTTTTGCACTATTGCTGCGGGGAATTCAGCAACAATTTTTTCTTGACTTTGAATTTCGGCAATGCTGTGAAGATTTAACATAGCCGACATTACCATAGTTGTAACTAGCATAAATATCTTCAAAGATTTTATAGTCTTAAATATTGTGAAAGCTAAACCAAATTACTTTATTGTTGGAGATTGTTCTTGAGTAAGATTGTTTTAATTTTGAGACTTAACGTTTTCTAGAAGATGTATATTTTTTAAGTAAACCGTAACTCAACAGTGTCGCCAACAAGATCACGAGTAGACTAAAAATAGTTTTTACGACAGTTTTAAATAGCGGTCGTAACTAGCAGCAGCTTCTTCCTCTCTACCTAAATTATCTAAGACAATGGCACGGTTATACCAAACCAAAGCATTATTTGGTTGTAATTCAATCGCACGCTCAAAGTTAGTCAATGCTTCTTCATATCGTTGTAAGCGATCGCAAAGTAATGCCCCTTTATTAAGCCAAGCATTAACATTATTTGGTTGTAATTCAAGAGCGCGATCATAACTAGCTAAAGCTGCCTCTAATCTATCTAAATTAATCAAAGCAACACCACGATTAACCCAAGCATTAACATTATTTGGTTGTAATTCAATCACACGCTCAAAGCTAGTCAATGCTTCTTCATATCGCTGTAGATAATCGCAAAGTAACGCACCCTGACTGAGCCAAGCATGAGGATTTTTTGGTTGTAATTCAAGAGCACGCTTGTAACTAGCAACAGCTTCCTCTAATCTATTTAAATTAATCAAAGCAACACCACGATTAACCCAAACATTAGGATTCTCTGGCGCAAACTTCAGTGCTTGATTAAAATTAGTCAATGCTTCTTCATATCGCTGTAGATAATCGCAAAGTAACGCACCTTGACTGAGCCAAGCATGAGGATTTTTTGGTTGTAATTCAAGAGCACGCTTGTAACTAGCAACAGCTTCCTCTAATCTATTTAAATTAATCAAAGCAACACCACGATTAACCCAAACATTAGGATTCTCTGGCGCAAACTTCAGTGCTTGATTAAAATTAGTCAATGCTTCTTCATATCGCTGTAGATAATCGCAAAGTAACGCACCTTGATAAAGCAAAGCCAAAGCATGATCTGGTTGTAATTTAATAACGCGCTCATAACTAGTAACGGCTTCCTCTAATCTATTTAAATTATCTAGTGTTTTGCCTCGTTCAAACCAAGCTTCAACGTAATTGGGATTGATTTCTAAAGCGCGATCGCAACTAGCTAACGCTTCTTCATGACGTTTTAGATCATTTAAGGCAATGCCACGATTATGCCAAGCACTAGCATCATCTGATTTTAATTCAATAGAGCGATCGTAACTGGCTACGGCTTCCTTCAATCTCCCTAAATTTTTCAAGGCAATGCCACGATTATGCCAAACAGTAGCATCATCTGGTTTTAATTCAATAGAGCGATCGTAACTAGCAATTGCTTCTTCATCGCATTTTAATTTCAATAGTGCATTACCACGGTTAAACCAAGCACTAGCATCATTTGGTTTTAATTTAATAGCGCGCTCGTAACTAGCAACCGCTTCCTCTAATCTCCCTAAATTTTTTAAGCCAATGCCATGGTTAAACCAAATATTAGCATCATTTGGTTTTAATTCAAGAGCGCGATTGTAACTGACAACCGCTTCCTCTAATCTCCCTAAATCATTCAAAACATTGCCACGCTTAAACCAAGCAGTAGCATCATCTGGTTTTAATTCAAGAGCGCGATCATAATTGGCAACTGCTTCATTTAATCTCCCTAAATCATTCAAAACATTGCCACGGTTATACCAAGCGTTAGCATCATCTGGTTTTAATTCAAGAGCGCGATTGTAACTGACAACCGCTTCCTCTAATCTCCCTAAATTCGTCAAAACATTGCTATGATTAAGCCAAACAGTAGCATCATCTGGTTTTAATTCGATAACGCGATTGTAACTAGCAATTGCTTCTTGTAATCTGCCTAATAAATGCAACGTATAACCATGATTATGCCAAATAAAATCAAACTCGGGAGCTAATTTAGTAGCACGCTCACAACTAGCTAAAGCTTCTTCTAATCTGCCTAAATTTCTCAAGGCAATGCCACGATTATGCCAAGCAAAAGCAAGATCGGAATTTAATTCGATAGCGTGATTGTAACTAGCTAAAGCTTCTTCTAATCTCCCTAGATCATCCAAAGCATTGCCACGATTATACCAAGCAGTAGCATCATCTGGTTGTAATTCGATAGCGCGATCATAATTGGCAACTGCTTCATTTAATCTCCCTAAATTGCTCAAAGTAATGGCGCGGTTATACCAAGCGTTAGCATCATCTGGTTTTAATTCAATAGCGCGATCGTAACTAGCTAAAGCTTCTTCATAATTTTTAGCTTGATTAGATTCTAATCCTTGTTGAACAAAAGACTCTGCATCTGAATTTATATTTTCACTCATGGGAGTTCTTTATCCTTTTAATATTTAATAACAACATGAAAATAAATTTTTATTTTTTAGGAACTTTACTGATAACTAACCGACGAAATTGTTGCCAGTCTTCTTCAGAATAAAAAAAGTTTCGAGGTATAATAAGAGTCTGATTAATTACTGTATCAAGGATAATTGTATTTTTAGCTTCTTTATATTTCAGCATTGCGTCCCAGGGAAATATTGACTCTCCATAAGGAGAATTCCAGAACAAAGTTGGCTCTGTTGCTACTCCAGAAAAATTTCCTTGAATTAATTTATTCGATTGCAAAATTTTTTTTATTTGTCTTTTTATAAAAAGCCAAGGAGACATAAAGAACAAAAAAAGAAGCAAAAATATATTATATAAAAAAGAAGAGTTTACTGATATATAGCCAGGTTTATAAAGAGGGGAACTTACTGATATATAACCAAGTATACTTAG from Stanieria cyanosphaera PCC 7437 encodes:
- a CDS encoding tetratricopeptide repeat protein, translated to MSVYPSNILEINPNYAEIWFERGIVLSNLGRKKEAFASFRKCNSINPDMVTNRVIKPKWQKLTQAVQNVFSFLK
- a CDS encoding serine/threonine protein kinase — encoded protein: MKEEILCNRYLIQKQLGKRGGRETLLAKDIQTEELVVVKLLQFGLDFQWEQLKLFEREAQTLQNINHPAIPKYLDYFEINSPEYQGFALVQTYIQAQSLAEQLDKGRTFTEAEIKQLAEQILKILIYLHSQNPPIIHRDLKPSNILLTNRSGNHIGDVYLIDFGSVQNVAAKQEGTITIVGTYGYMPPEQFGDRCILASDLYSLGATLINLVTRIEPADLPQQEGRIQFERVVNLSIQLKDWLKRMIEPSLDKRFSSAQVALDNLINLSQSESNDLNVVELSDRQKFYLQKSVNRLEIIIEPKTTKLSLLDFIIIVIGFLVFVVLEPGALAVLIIFVGIICISSVYYIQDNILPLFVKKKLIIEKQKIALTYQVFKFKYDIIPPTSNSFIYKLDKLETDRFENIVLNKIIIWAGRNKNELKKYEIKGLNEAELNWLSRELSDWLQLPIHHNDE
- a CDS encoding YcxB family protein, producing MSEQIEIQFSGTLTKKYLYHLHHHYQPIWFNFFLKWLPWIFLGLMIYTLLSILGYISVSSPLYKPGYISVNSSFLYNIFLLLFLFFMSPWLFIKRQIKKILQSNKLIQGNFSGVATEPTLFWNSPYGESIFPWDAMLKYKEAKNTIILDTVINQTLIIPRNFFYSEEDWQQFRRLVISKVPKK
- a CDS encoding YcxB family protein, which codes for MSEQIEIHFNGILSEEHFYKFNQYCRPPWARFIGKWFPWFYLGLMIVEAIGIPEYIASPRFSFDISILLLLLLLPQLTKRQIKKVWQSNKSIQEGFSGVATEENFVCNSSYGESKFPWNVMLKYKEVENIILLYIAINQAFILPSSFFNSEEDWQQFRQLVAERVPKKQ
- a CDS encoding glycosyltransferase family 4 protein, with the translated sequence MSNSIIINLSFLLAQPTGISTYAANLIPYLRPLDPLLLTANAIKDFNYYPIPHNLTPAQGSIGHFRRLVWTQFFLPKIYQKLQANLLFSPVTEAPIYSQCRYVVMCHDLIPLRFPKTTSPLTNYFRYLVPQVLKQAEHIICNSEATAKDLTHFYGISPQKITPILLGYDVNNFSRLPQEKLDTIPQTPSYFLYLGRHDPYKNLHRLIEAFANLPQCTNYQLWLAGSTDPRYTPKLKQQAKELGISEQIKFLNYVSYQELPIIIQGAIALVFPTLWEGFGLPALEAMACGTPVITSNLASLPEITGDAAILINPDQVQEITSAMSEIATNNQLRSHLSHLSLIQASKFSWQKTAEATRQVLEQYY
- the pruA gene encoding L-glutamate gamma-semialdehyde dehydrogenase, which produces MVVQTNTDQRYEAKTQEIARELIKVTREKGNIFAQMREGMRWDDKLLDWAMSNPGLRVQLFRFIDTIPALQSKAEVARHLQQYLGDESVELPSALKGILNFSDPNSFPAQTAAATITKAVETLAYKYIAGENIAEVIKTIERLRKEGMAFTIDLLGEAVITEAEAQSYLDRYIELIQQLSQKAQTWTRQAGIDLAEGKEISSVQVSVKLTAFYSQFDPLDPEGSKAKVCDRIRILLRKAQELGAAIHFDMEQYVYKDLTLAILKELLLEEEFRNRTDLGVTLQAYLRDSYQDLQDLIVWAKQRGNPVTVRLVKGAYWDQETIKSLQHHWQQPVYNDKAETDANFERMTCLLLENHEYLSAAIGSHNVRSQALACAIAETLQIPARRFEMQVLYGMGDKLAKALVKRGHRVRVYCPYGNLLPGMAYLIRRLLENTANSSFLRQNLEEKPIESLIAPPTVEANGIRPQSSSNNQFANAPDTDYAQAELRQKGQQALEQVRNSLGKTYLPLIDGEYVETAEYINSVNPSRSSEIVGKIGLISVEQAEQAMQAAKTAFPTWQKTPATERAAILRKAAQIMEEKRHELNAWICLEVGKILPQADAEVSEAIDFCRYYADEMERLDSGYNYDIAGETNRYFYQPRGIAVVISPWNFPFAIATGMTVAALVTGNCTLLKPAETSSVIAAKIIEILVQAGIPKGVIQFVPGKGSQVGAYMVEHPDTHVIAFTGSREVGCRIYAEAAKLKPEQKHLKRVIAEMGGKNAIIVDESADLDQAVAGVVSSAFGYTGQKCSACSRVIVLEPIYNTFIERLVEATKSLNVGVADAPSTQVGPVIDANARDRILEYIAKGKEECQLALSMSAPDGGYFIPPTIFSDVSPDATIAQEEIFGPVLAVIKASNFDEALTIANSTDYALTGGLYSRTPDHIDRAYQEFEVGNLYINRTITGAIVARQPFGGFKLSGVGSKAGGPDYLLQFLEPRVVTENIQRQGFAPIEGVD
- a CDS encoding tetratricopeptide repeat protein, giving the protein MLVTTMVMSAMLNLHSIAEIQSQEKIVAEFPAAIVQNHSNDPKVFVDRGKEYIDQQEYEKAIANFNRAIELAPKFAKAYFNRGAAYGLLGQSEKEIADYSRAIELNPQSAETYVARGKAYARLLEYAEAIADFDRAIELDPQSANAYYNRGLAYQTLRQDEKANADFNRAIELNMNNEVIRKGIKIH
- a CDS encoding tetratricopeptide repeat protein → MSENINSDAESFVQQGLESNQAKNYEEALASYDRAIELKPDDANAWYNRAITLSNLGRLNEAVANYDRAIELQPDDATAWYNRGNALDDLGRLEEALASYNHAIELNSDLAFAWHNRGIALRNLGRLEEALASCERATKLAPEFDFIWHNHGYTLHLLGRLQEAIASYNRVIELKPDDATVWLNHSNVLTNLGRLEEAVVSYNRALELKPDDANAWYNRGNVLNDLGRLNEAVANYDRALELKPDDATAWFKRGNVLNDLGRLEEAVVSYNRALELKPNDANIWFNHGIGLKNLGRLEEAVASYERAIKLKPNDASAWFNRGNALLKLKCDEEAIASYDRSIELKPDDATVWHNRGIALKNLGRLKEAVASYDRSIELKSDDASAWHNRGIALNDLKRHEEALASCDRALEINPNYVEAWFERGKTLDNLNRLEEAVTSYERVIKLQPDHALALLYQGALLCDYLQRYEEALTNFNQALKFAPENPNVWVNRGVALINLNRLEEAVASYKRALELQPKNPHAWLSQGALLCDYLQRYEEALTNFNQALKFAPENPNVWVNRGVALINLNRLEEAVASYKRALELQPKNPHAWLSQGALLCDYLQRYEEALTSFERVIELQPNNVNAWVNRGVALINLDRLEAALASYDRALELQPNNVNAWLNKGALLCDRLQRYEEALTNFERAIELQPNNALVWYNRAIVLDNLGREEEAAASYDRYLKLS